Proteins from one Bos taurus isolate L1 Dominette 01449 registration number 42190680 breed Hereford chromosome 7, ARS-UCD2.0, whole genome shotgun sequence genomic window:
- the LOC104969122 gene encoding uncharacterized LOC104969122 precursor produces MLSSPGFGSAWNHLNHTMFLYVLLACASWVLESHSAPMKIISGSTQDNHTAVCAEIEKELMADNVTYKGSFERPQNTSEELCYGKFIEGFISTLNNISTKHKNDCHIEKVCKNMRQLTEICPKLKLTGHNCITEKSNFSKFKEALKSVVISIEGWKSCKRIKGIL; encoded by the exons ATGCTATCAAGCCCAGGGTTCGGATCAGCTTGGAACCACCTCAATCATACCATGTTCCTGTACGTGCTCCTGGCTTGTGCGTCATGGGTCTTGGAAAGCCATTCTGCCCCGATGAAGATAATCAGTGGGTCTACCCAGGACAATCACACGGCAGTCTGTGCTGAGATTGAGAAAGAACTCATGGCTGACAACGTTACATACAAG GGCTCCTTCGAAAGGCCTCAGAACACCAGTGAG GAACTCTGCTATGGGAAGTTTATAGAGGGCTTCATCTCCACCCTGAATAACATCTCTACGAAACACAAGAATGACTGTCACATAGAAAAAGTCTGTAAGAACATGAGGCAACTCACCGAAATCTGCCCAAAGCTGAAA CTAACAGGACACAACTGTATTACTGAGAAAAGTAACTTCTCAAAGTTCAAAGAAGCTTTAAAGAGTGTTGTCATATCTATAGAAGGATGGAAATCTTGTAAAAGGATCAAGGGCATCCTCTGA
- the CSF2 gene encoding granulocyte-macrophage colony-stimulating factor precursor, with the protein MWLQNLLLLGTVVCSFSAPTRPPNTATRPWQHVDAIKEALSLLNHSSDTDAVMNDTEVVSEKFDSQEPTCLQTRLKLYKNGLQGSLTSLMGSLTMMATHYEKHCPPTPETSCGTQFISFKNFKEDLKEFLFIIPFDCWEPAQK; encoded by the exons ATGTGGCTGCagaacctgcttctcctgggcACTGTGGTCTGCAGCTTCTCCGCACCTACTCGCCCACCCAACACTGCCACCCGGCCCTGGCAGCATGTGGATGCCATCAAGGAGGCCCTGAGCCTTCTGAACCACAGCAGTGACACTGATGCTGTGATG AATGACACAGAAGTCGTCTCTGAAAAGTTTGACTCCCAG GAACCAACGTGCCTGCAGACTCGCCTGAAGCTGTACAAGAACGGCCTGCAGGGCAGCCTCACTAGTCTCATGGGCTccttgaccatgatggccacccACTACGAGAAACACTGCCCACCCACCCCG GAAACTTCCTGTGGAACCCAGTTTATCAGCTTCAAAAATTTCAAAGAGGACCTGAAGGAGTTCCTTTTTATCATTCCCTTTGACTGCTGGGAACCAGCCCAGAAGTGA
- the IL3 gene encoding interleukin-3 precursor, protein MSSLSILHLLLLLLALHAPQAKGLPVVTSRTPYSMLMKEIMDDLKKITPSPEGSLNSDEKNFLTKESLLQANLKVFMTFATDTFGSDSKIMKNLKEFQPVLPTATPTEDPIFIENKNLGDFRMKLEEYLVIIRNYLKSKNIWFS, encoded by the exons ATGAGCAGTCTCTCCATCTTGCacctccttctgctcctgcttGCACTCCATGCTCCTCAGGCAAAGGGGTTGCCTGTCGTGACATCGAGGACTCCATATTCTATGTTGATGAAGGAAATTATGGATGACCTAAAGAAAATAACTCCGAGTCCAGAA GGCTCCTTGAACTCAGATGAGAAGAATTTCCTGACG AAAGAGAGCCTTCTGCAGGCAAACCTGAAAGTATTCATGACATTTGCCACAGATACTTTTGGAAGCGATTCAAAAATCATGAAAAATCTTAAG GAATTCCAGCCAGTGCTGCCCACAGCCACACCCACG GAAGATCCAATTTTTATTGAGAACAAGAACTTGGGCGATTTCCGGATGAAATTGGAAGAATATTTGGTTATCATTAGAAACTATCTGAAGTCCAAGAACATATGGTTTTCCTAA